The proteins below come from a single Oerskovia jenensis genomic window:
- the rpsD gene encoding 30S ribosomal protein S4: MSSVTRSRRQVRLSRALGLALTPKAVKHFEKRPYPPGEHGRARRRTESDYAVRLREKQRLRAQYALREKQMARAYEDARKDAGLTGEAMVENLEMRLDALVLRSGFARTILQARQAVGHRHILVDGKIVDRPSFKVKPGQTIQVKPKSQATTPFQVAAAGAHRDVLPAVPAYLDVQLEKLSAVLVRRPKRVEVPVTCEVQLVVEYYAR, from the coding sequence GTGTCTTCAGTGACTCGTTCGCGCCGCCAGGTTCGCCTGAGCCGCGCGCTGGGCCTCGCGCTCACGCCCAAGGCAGTCAAGCACTTCGAGAAGCGTCCCTACCCGCCCGGTGAGCACGGCCGTGCCCGTCGCCGCACCGAATCGGACTACGCGGTGCGTCTTCGCGAGAAGCAGCGTCTGCGCGCCCAGTACGCGCTCCGCGAGAAGCAGATGGCTCGCGCCTACGAGGACGCTCGCAAGGACGCCGGTCTGACCGGTGAGGCCATGGTCGAGAACCTCGAGATGCGTCTCGACGCGCTCGTGCTGCGTTCGGGCTTCGCCCGCACCATCCTGCAGGCGCGCCAGGCCGTCGGCCACCGCCACATCCTCGTCGACGGCAAGATCGTCGACCGCCCCTCGTTCAAGGTGAAGCCGGGTCAGACGATCCAGGTCAAGCCGAAGAGCCAGGCCACCACGCCGTTCCAGGTCGCCGCCGCCGGTGCGCACCGCGACGTCCTGCCGGCCGTCCCGGCCTACCTCGACGTCCAGCTCGAGAAGCTGAGCGCCGTCCTGGTGCGTCGCCCCAAGCGCGTCGAGGTCCCCGTGACCTGCGAGGTCCAGCTCGTCGTCGAGTACTACGCTCGCTGA
- a CDS encoding MMPL family transporter, with protein MFESLGRAVAHRPRLTVAVWVVLTVAGFALAVVGVHGESLFDRLTTGEPSVPGSQSERGTQILTDQAETGETISLLLSGVDPADPAVAEVMTPVHQDLAAVAGVETVVDPFVIPGGVETEAAQSLVAADGDGFVLSVTLEPGLDEDAQSAAATDVVEILEAVPADLADVAPDATGLVSSNDLIVEAITSQVEKDLTTGEMIALPIALLVMVLVFGGFLAAAMPMAGAIASIGAGLGVLLGLSYPLTIDASVVNVVTLLGLGLSIDYGLLIVSRFREELHLLDDASPGRAAPAVEAAPGTAPGSGAAGGARSGRATRRSRRRDADVTTAVVRTMATAGRTVAFSALTVAISIAGLMVFEPDILRAIGAAGLAVILIAVATAMTLVPALLALAGHRLIRPGVLSKVPGLRAVLARTADVQSDEGFFSRLTGRVQRHPVWVMLATVAVLVVLALPVLGLQMRNSGIELLPQSSPQREFVDELSAQFPASASADVRVVTDSTTEDAQVWADEIAGLDGVERVDPVVPVGDDHALVGVHLDAADAGGPEAVAVVEELRAQDPGFTYYVTGQAAGQVDFRAALADRVWWAVGIVVVATFVLLFLMTGSVLIPVKALLTNALSLAASLGVLVWVFQEGHLEGVLDFASAGGIETYVVALVVAFAFGLAMDYEVFLLSRIKELHDAGLSNDEAVRLGLQRSGRIITSAAAIIIVVFAGFVFGELLVIKEVGFALAVAVFIDATIVRILLVPATMTLLGRANWWAPKHLRWLYSKFSITH; from the coding sequence GTGTTCGAGAGCCTTGGCCGCGCCGTCGCCCACCGTCCCCGTCTGACCGTCGCCGTGTGGGTGGTGCTGACCGTCGCCGGGTTCGCGCTCGCCGTCGTGGGGGTCCACGGCGAGAGCCTGTTCGACCGCCTGACCACGGGCGAGCCCTCGGTGCCGGGCTCGCAGAGCGAACGCGGCACGCAGATCCTGACCGACCAGGCGGAGACGGGCGAGACGATCTCGCTGCTGCTGAGCGGGGTCGATCCTGCGGACCCGGCCGTCGCCGAGGTCATGACCCCCGTGCACCAGGACCTCGCCGCGGTCGCCGGGGTCGAGACCGTCGTCGACCCGTTCGTGATCCCCGGCGGCGTCGAGACCGAGGCCGCGCAGTCGCTCGTCGCAGCCGACGGCGACGGGTTCGTGCTGTCGGTGACGCTCGAGCCGGGCCTCGACGAGGACGCCCAGTCGGCCGCGGCGACCGACGTCGTCGAGATCCTCGAGGCGGTCCCCGCGGACCTCGCCGACGTCGCGCCCGACGCGACCGGGCTCGTGTCGAGCAACGACCTGATCGTCGAGGCCATCACCTCGCAGGTCGAGAAGGACCTCACGACGGGCGAGATGATCGCCCTGCCCATCGCCCTGCTCGTCATGGTCCTGGTCTTCGGGGGGTTCCTCGCGGCCGCGATGCCCATGGCCGGGGCCATCGCCTCGATCGGGGCCGGGCTCGGGGTCCTCCTGGGCCTGTCCTACCCGTTGACCATCGACGCGTCGGTCGTCAACGTCGTGACCCTGCTGGGCCTGGGCCTGTCGATCGACTACGGGCTGCTCATCGTCTCGCGCTTCCGCGAGGAGCTGCACCTGCTCGACGACGCGTCGCCGGGGCGCGCGGCACCGGCAGTCGAGGCCGCGCCCGGGACGGCGCCGGGGTCCGGTGCGGCCGGTGGGGCCCGTTCCGGCCGCGCGACCCGCCGCTCACGCCGACGCGACGCCGACGTGACCACCGCCGTCGTGCGCACCATGGCCACCGCGGGCCGCACCGTGGCCTTCTCCGCGCTGACCGTCGCGATCTCGATCGCGGGCCTCATGGTCTTCGAGCCCGACATCCTGCGGGCCATCGGCGCCGCCGGGCTCGCCGTCATCCTCATCGCCGTGGCGACCGCGATGACGCTCGTGCCCGCCCTGCTCGCGCTCGCCGGTCACCGGCTCATCCGGCCCGGCGTCCTGAGCAAGGTCCCCGGGCTGCGCGCCGTCCTGGCCCGCACGGCCGACGTCCAGTCCGACGAGGGCTTCTTCTCCCGGCTCACGGGCCGCGTCCAACGCCACCCGGTGTGGGTCATGCTCGCGACCGTCGCCGTCCTGGTGGTGCTCGCGCTGCCCGTGCTCGGGCTGCAGATGCGCAACTCGGGCATCGAGCTCCTGCCCCAGAGCTCGCCCCAGCGCGAGTTCGTCGACGAGCTCTCCGCCCAGTTCCCCGCGTCCGCGAGCGCCGACGTCCGCGTCGTGACCGACTCCACGACCGAGGACGCCCAGGTCTGGGCCGACGAGATCGCGGGCCTCGACGGCGTCGAGCGGGTGGACCCCGTGGTCCCCGTCGGCGACGACCACGCGCTCGTCGGGGTCCACCTCGACGCCGCCGACGCGGGCGGCCCCGAGGCCGTGGCCGTCGTCGAGGAGCTGCGCGCCCAGGACCCCGGGTTCACGTACTACGTCACCGGGCAGGCCGCCGGGCAGGTCGACTTCCGGGCGGCGCTCGCGGACCGGGTGTGGTGGGCCGTGGGGATCGTGGTGGTCGCGACGTTCGTGCTGCTGTTCCTCATGACGGGCTCGGTCCTCATCCCGGTCAAGGCGCTCCTGACGAACGCTCTGTCGTTGGCCGCGTCGTTGGGCGTGCTGGTGTGGGTGTTCCAGGAGGGGCACCTGGAGGGCGTGCTCGACTTCGCGTCGGCGGGCGGCATCGAGACGTACGTCGTGGCCCTGGTCGTCGCGTTCGCGTTCGGGCTGGCGATGGACTACGAGGTGTTCCTGCTGTCCCGGATCAAGGAGCTGCACGACGCGGGCCTGTCGAACGACGAGGCGGTGCGTCTGGGGCTGCAGCGCTCGGGACGCATCATCACGTCGGCCGCGGCCATCATCATCGTGGTGTTCGCGGGCTTCGTGTTCGGCGAGCTGCTCGTCATCAAGGAGGTCGGCTTCGCGCTGGCCGTGGCGGTCTTCATCGACGCGACGATCGTGCGGATCCTGCTGGTGCCCGCGACCATGACGCTGCTGGGCCGGGCCAACTGGTGGGCGCCCAAGCACCTGAGGTGGCTGTACTCGAAGTTCTCGATCACCCACTGA
- a CDS encoding Rv2578c family radical SAM protein → MRWDGQAITADDGALPGLGRMAGLVRTVRTPEFAGVTFHEVLAKSALSKVPGESRMPFTWTINPYRGCSHACSYCFARPSHRYLDMNPGEDFDSQIVVKMNVAEVLRAELAKPSWAGDAVALGTNTDPYQRAEGRYRLMPGIIDALEAARTPFSILTKGTLLRRDLPRLTQAAEHVDVGIGVSLAFVDEDLQQAVEPGTPTPRARLDLIRAARAAGLPCGVMIAPVLPWLTDSTDHLTRLLDAVHEAGATGATVLPLFLKPGTREWFMAWLRRDHPERVAGYERIYAGGSYASRAYRDWLWDRVRPLLVERGFASAGHRSRARTSGHARTAWHPETPGERARPDEGDYPAGSLVTQHRDSGGPPGRTGTSAAASAEQLLF, encoded by the coding sequence ATGAGGTGGGACGGGCAGGCGATCACGGCGGACGACGGGGCGCTGCCCGGGCTCGGGCGCATGGCGGGGCTCGTGCGGACGGTGCGCACCCCGGAGTTCGCCGGGGTCACGTTCCACGAGGTGCTCGCCAAGAGCGCGCTGTCCAAGGTGCCGGGGGAGTCCCGGATGCCGTTCACCTGGACCATCAACCCGTACCGCGGGTGTTCCCATGCGTGCTCGTACTGCTTCGCGCGCCCCTCGCACCGTTACCTCGACATGAACCCCGGCGAGGACTTCGACAGCCAGATCGTCGTGAAGATGAACGTCGCCGAGGTGCTGCGTGCCGAGCTCGCCAAGCCGTCCTGGGCGGGCGACGCGGTCGCGCTCGGCACCAACACGGACCCGTACCAGCGCGCCGAGGGGCGCTACCGGCTCATGCCCGGGATCATCGACGCCCTCGAGGCCGCGCGCACACCGTTCTCGATCCTCACCAAGGGCACGCTCCTGCGCCGAGACCTCCCGCGCCTGACGCAGGCGGCCGAGCACGTGGACGTCGGCATCGGGGTCTCCCTGGCCTTCGTCGACGAGGACCTCCAGCAGGCCGTCGAGCCCGGCACCCCCACGCCGCGCGCCCGTCTTGACCTGATCCGTGCCGCCCGGGCCGCCGGGCTGCCGTGCGGGGTCATGATCGCCCCGGTCCTGCCGTGGCTCACCGACTCGACCGACCACCTCACGCGCCTGCTCGACGCGGTCCACGAGGCCGGCGCGACCGGCGCCACGGTGCTCCCGCTGTTCCTCAAGCCCGGCACCCGCGAGTGGTTCATGGCCTGGCTGCGCCGCGACCACCCCGAGCGGGTCGCGGGGTACGAACGCATCTACGCGGGCGGGTCGTACGCGAGCCGCGCGTACCGGGACTGGTTGTGGGACCGGGTGCGCCCCCTGCTCGTCGAGCGCGGCTTCGCGAGCGCAGGGCACCGGTCCCGGGCGCGCACGTCCGGCCACGCCCGGACCGCCTGGCACCCCGAGACCCCTGGTGAGCGAGCGCGGCCCGACGAGGGCGACTACCCGGCCGGGAGTCTGGTGACGCAGCACCGGGACAGCGGCGGACCGCCAGGACGTACGGGCACGAGCGCGGCCGCGAGCGCCGAGCAGCTGCTCTTCTAG
- a CDS encoding GNAT family N-acetyltransferase has protein sequence MDLPEWDVRGVWQDEHACVLSVAARVPLGEGEVPDGGAHHERVGLWGMGSPEATATLLARVAQDGELGEHVVSAGLPRGTLTVLGDRCASEDLPTILREPDREKSVSTWDFFATREAPAAQPGEEHVEALTGPAAPAEVRECLDVANPLAEMSPEDPLTRWWGWRDPDGVLRGVVGARQAVPGAPWSLGSVATDPTWRGHGIAAATTAVVTRAGLAESDWVTLGMYADNDAARRVYTRLGYAVVQEFESRH, from the coding sequence GTGGACCTCCCCGAGTGGGACGTGCGCGGGGTGTGGCAGGACGAGCACGCGTGCGTGCTGAGCGTGGCGGCACGGGTCCCTCTCGGTGAGGGCGAGGTGCCCGACGGCGGCGCTCACCACGAGCGTGTCGGCCTGTGGGGCATGGGCTCGCCCGAGGCGACCGCGACCCTGCTGGCACGCGTGGCCCAGGACGGCGAGCTCGGGGAGCACGTCGTGAGCGCGGGCCTGCCGCGCGGGACCCTCACGGTCCTGGGGGACCGGTGCGCGAGCGAGGACCTGCCGACGATCCTGCGCGAGCCCGACCGCGAGAAGTCGGTCTCGACGTGGGACTTCTTCGCGACCCGCGAGGCCCCCGCCGCCCAGCCGGGCGAGGAGCACGTCGAGGCCCTGACCGGCCCCGCGGCGCCGGCCGAGGTCCGGGAGTGCCTGGACGTGGCGAACCCGCTCGCGGAGATGAGCCCCGAGGACCCGCTGACGCGCTGGTGGGGCTGGCGCGACCCCGACGGGGTGCTGCGCGGCGTCGTCGGCGCCCGGCAGGCGGTCCCCGGAGCCCCGTGGTCGCTGGGCAGCGTCGCGACCGACCCCACGTGGCGCGGGCACGGCATCGCTGCGGCCACGACGGCCGTCGTGACCCGGGCCGGGCTCGCCGAGTCGGACTGGGTCACGCTGGGCATGTACGCCGACAACGACGCCGCCCGGCGCGTCTACACCCGGCTGGGCTACGCCGTCGTGCAGGAGTTCGAGAGCCGGCACTGA
- the aspS gene encoding aspartate--tRNA ligase produces MLRTHTAGSLRAEQIGQTVTLTGWVDRRRDHGGVAFIDLRDASGIAQVVIRDESIAHPLRAEFVLQVTGVVSRRPEGNENKNLPTGEVEVVVSDVVVLNESAPLPFQVSTALEGTEVIGEEARLKHRYLDLRRPTPAHALRLRAKANQAARRVLDAQDFVEIETPTLTRSTPEGARDFLVPARLAPGSWYALPQSPQLFKQLLMVSGMERYYQIARCYRDEDFRADRQPEFTQLDVEMSFVEQDDVIALGEQILVALWDLIGYKIPTPIPRMTFHDAMRLYGSDKPDLRFGNPLVELTDYFKDTPFRVFQAEYVGAVVMAGGASQPRRQFDAWQEWAKQRGAKGLAYVTFQEDGTLAGPVAKNLSDAEREGLRDATGAQPGDAVFFAAGRTNESRALLGAARQEIAKRTGQIDENAWAFVWIVDAPLFKPTGEAADEGDVALGNSAWTAVHHAFTSPTPEWIDTFEQNPGEALAYAYDIVCNGNEIGGGSIRIHRRDVQERVFAVMGIGEEEAQEKFGFLLDAFAFGAPPHGGIAFGWDRIVALLTKSESIRDVIAFPKSGGGYDPLTQAPAPITAQQRKEAGVDAKPKAAPADEPAAADAAVTGKA; encoded by the coding sequence GTGCTCCGCACCCACACAGCCGGCTCCCTGCGGGCCGAGCAGATCGGTCAGACCGTCACCCTCACCGGGTGGGTCGATCGTCGCCGCGATCACGGTGGAGTGGCCTTCATCGACTTGCGCGACGCCTCGGGCATCGCCCAGGTCGTCATCCGTGACGAGTCGATCGCGCACCCGCTGCGCGCCGAGTTCGTGCTCCAGGTCACCGGTGTCGTCTCCCGGCGCCCCGAGGGCAACGAGAACAAGAACCTCCCCACGGGTGAGGTCGAGGTCGTGGTGAGCGACGTCGTCGTGCTCAACGAGTCCGCACCGCTGCCGTTCCAGGTCTCCACGGCCCTCGAGGGCACCGAGGTCATCGGCGAGGAGGCGCGCCTCAAGCACCGCTACCTCGATCTGCGCCGCCCCACCCCGGCCCACGCCCTGCGCCTGCGCGCCAAGGCCAACCAGGCTGCACGCCGCGTGCTCGACGCGCAGGACTTCGTCGAGATCGAGACCCCGACCCTGACGCGCTCGACCCCGGAGGGCGCGCGCGACTTCCTGGTTCCCGCACGCCTGGCCCCCGGCTCCTGGTACGCGCTGCCGCAGTCCCCGCAGCTCTTCAAGCAGCTGCTCATGGTCTCGGGCATGGAGCGCTACTACCAGATCGCCCGCTGCTACCGCGACGAGGACTTCCGCGCGGACCGCCAGCCCGAGTTCACGCAGCTCGACGTCGAGATGAGCTTCGTCGAGCAGGACGACGTGATCGCGCTCGGCGAGCAGATCCTCGTCGCGCTGTGGGACCTCATCGGGTACAAGATCCCCACGCCCATCCCGCGCATGACGTTCCACGACGCGATGCGCCTGTACGGGTCGGACAAGCCGGACCTGCGCTTCGGCAACCCGCTCGTCGAGCTCACGGACTACTTCAAGGACACGCCGTTCCGCGTCTTCCAGGCCGAGTACGTGGGCGCCGTCGTCATGGCGGGCGGGGCCTCGCAGCCGCGCCGCCAGTTCGACGCCTGGCAGGAGTGGGCCAAGCAGCGCGGGGCCAAGGGCCTGGCGTACGTGACGTTCCAGGAGGACGGGACCCTCGCGGGCCCGGTCGCCAAGAACCTGTCCGACGCCGAGCGCGAGGGCCTGCGCGACGCGACCGGCGCCCAGCCGGGCGACGCGGTGTTCTTCGCGGCGGGCCGGACCAACGAGTCGCGCGCCCTGCTGGGCGCCGCCCGTCAGGAGATCGCCAAGCGCACCGGGCAGATCGACGAGAACGCCTGGGCGTTCGTCTGGATCGTCGACGCCCCGCTGTTCAAGCCCACGGGTGAGGCCGCCGACGAGGGCGACGTCGCCCTCGGCAACTCGGCCTGGACCGCGGTGCACCACGCGTTCACCTCGCCCACGCCCGAGTGGATCGACACGTTCGAGCAGAACCCGGGCGAGGCGCTCGCGTACGCGTACGACATCGTGTGCAACGGCAACGAGATCGGCGGCGGCTCGATCCGTATCCACCGCCGCGACGTCCAGGAGCGCGTGTTCGCGGTCATGGGCATCGGCGAGGAGGAGGCGCAGGAGAAGTTCGGCTTCCTGCTCGACGCCTTCGCGTTCGGCGCCCCGCCGCACGGCGGCATCGCGTTCGGCTGGGACCGCATCGTGGCGCTGCTGACGAAGTCGGAGTCGATCCGCGACGTCATCGCGTTCCCCAAGTCGGGCGGCGGGTACGACCCGCTGACCCAGGCGCCCGCGCCCATCACGGCGCAGCAGCGCAAGGAGGCGGGCGTCGACGCCAAGCCCAAGGCCGCGCCCGCCGACGAGCCGGCCGCCGCGGACGCTGCCGTCACCGGGAAGGCGTGA
- a CDS encoding PPOX class F420-dependent oxidoreductase, producing the protein MTRRIATTQRLGRAELVEFLRADRRAVLLTRRASGAPQMSPVTYGVDGEGRVVVSTYPDRAKAVNLRRDPAASLCVLGEDFDDAWVQVDGTAEVIDLPDSVEPLVEYYRSIAGEHPDWDEYRQAMVAQGKSLLRVTITGWGPVATGGFPARLAQD; encoded by the coding sequence ATGACCAGACGGATCGCGACCACCCAACGGCTCGGGCGCGCCGAGCTCGTCGAGTTCCTGCGCGCCGACCGGCGGGCCGTGCTGCTGACCCGGCGCGCGAGCGGCGCCCCGCAGATGAGCCCCGTCACGTACGGGGTCGACGGCGAGGGGCGCGTCGTGGTCTCGACCTACCCCGACCGCGCCAAGGCCGTGAACCTGCGGCGCGACCCCGCCGCGTCGCTGTGCGTCCTGGGCGAGGACTTCGACGACGCCTGGGTGCAGGTCGACGGCACGGCCGAGGTGATCGACCTGCCCGACTCGGTCGAGCCCCTCGTCGAGTACTACCGGTCGATCGCCGGGGAGCACCCCGACTGGGACGAGTACCGCCAGGCCATGGTCGCGCAGGGCAAGTCGCTGCTGCGCGTGACGATCACGGGCTGGGGGCCCGTGGCCACGGGCGGGTTCCCGGCGCGGCTCGCGCAGGACTGA
- a CDS encoding replication-associated recombination protein A, with translation MDLFDSATSGTQGTPRPGPGAPLAVRMRPAALDEVAGQEHLLVAGSPLRRLIEVDGPGASRAAPGSVILWGPPGTGKTTLAYLIATTSGRRFVELSAVTAGVKDVRQVIEDARRRLATGGEETVLFIDEVHRFSKSQQDALLPSVENRWVTLVAATTENPSFSVNSPLLSRSLLLTLKPLTADDVRALVRRALDDERGLGGTVALAEEAEEHLVRLAGGDARKALTILEAAAGAALSEVPDAPVRTTDRPDADVADVSGAVGPGDEPGEGASSDTPDETDEAASTDEPTPHAPPDVVVVDLETMERAIDVAAVRYDRDGDQHYDVTSAFIKSVRGSDVDASLHYLARMIAAGEDPRFIARRIVISAAEDVGMADPSALQTAVAAAQAVALIGMPEARIILAEAVVHLATAPKSNAAYLGIDAALADVRAGKVGTVPAHLRDAHYAGAKELGHGKGYKYAHDAPHAVARQQYLPDVLQGTRYYTPTDRGFERSVTERLDRIRQILGD, from the coding sequence ATGGACCTGTTCGACTCCGCGACCTCAGGCACCCAGGGGACTCCTCGCCCGGGGCCGGGTGCGCCGCTCGCGGTGCGCATGCGCCCCGCCGCGCTCGACGAGGTCGCCGGTCAGGAGCACCTGCTCGTCGCGGGGTCGCCGCTGCGCCGACTCATCGAGGTGGACGGGCCCGGCGCCTCGCGCGCCGCCCCGGGCTCCGTCATCCTGTGGGGCCCGCCGGGCACGGGCAAGACGACCCTGGCCTACCTCATCGCCACGACCTCGGGTCGGCGCTTCGTCGAGCTCTCGGCCGTGACCGCGGGCGTCAAGGACGTGCGCCAGGTCATCGAGGACGCCCGCCGGCGCCTCGCGACGGGCGGCGAGGAGACGGTCCTGTTCATCGACGAGGTCCACCGCTTCTCCAAGTCCCAGCAGGACGCGCTGCTGCCCAGCGTCGAGAACCGCTGGGTCACGCTCGTGGCCGCCACGACCGAGAACCCGAGCTTCTCGGTCAACTCCCCGTTGCTCTCGCGCTCGCTCCTGCTCACGCTCAAGCCCCTCACTGCCGACGACGTGCGCGCGCTGGTGCGTCGCGCACTGGACGACGAGCGTGGGCTCGGCGGCACGGTCGCGCTCGCCGAGGAGGCCGAGGAGCACCTGGTCCGCCTCGCGGGCGGCGACGCCCGCAAGGCCCTGACCATCCTCGAGGCCGCCGCGGGGGCCGCGCTGTCCGAGGTCCCGGACGCCCCCGTGCGCACCACGGACCGGCCCGACGCCGACGTCGCGGACGTGAGCGGCGCCGTCGGGCCCGGCGACGAACCGGGGGAGGGCGCGTCGTCCGACACGCCCGACGAGACGGACGAGGCCGCCTCGACCGACGAGCCCACGCCGCACGCGCCGCCCGACGTCGTGGTCGTCGACCTCGAGACCATGGAACGTGCGATCGACGTCGCCGCGGTGCGCTACGACCGTGACGGCGACCAGCACTACGACGTCACGAGCGCGTTCATCAAGTCCGTGCGCGGTTCCGACGTCGACGCCTCGCTGCACTACCTCGCGCGCATGATCGCCGCGGGGGAGGACCCGCGGTTCATCGCCCGGCGCATCGTCATCTCGGCCGCGGAGGACGTCGGCATGGCCGACCCCAGCGCGCTGCAGACCGCGGTCGCCGCGGCCCAGGCCGTCGCGCTCATCGGCATGCCCGAGGCCCGGATCATCCTCGCGGAGGCCGTCGTGCACCTCGCGACCGCCCCCAAGTCCAACGCGGCGTACCTCGGGATCGACGCGGCGCTCGCGGACGTGCGGGCCGGGAAGGTCGGCACGGTGCCCGCCCACCTGCGCGACGCGCACTACGCGGGTGCCAAGGAGCTGGGGCACGGCAAGGGGTACAAGTACGCGCACGACGCCCCGCACGCGGTCGCGCGCCAGCAGTACCTGCCCGACGTCCTGCAGGGCACGCGCTACTACACACCCACCGACCGCGGGTTCGAGCGGTCGGTGACCGAGCGGCTCGACCGGATCCGCCAGATCCTCGGGGACTGA